Proteins encoded by one window of Synechococcus sp. MVIR-18-1:
- a CDS encoding HdeD family acid-resistance protein produces the protein MNTRRIAAVFLIVASIAAILLPFASATLLTIGLGGIVFVAGLNQLLRIGDIPNNQGKLFKGLSGLLYIGGAVFILIDPIDSEISLTLFAGVLLLVEGLMELATGASSNASARGLVVVDGIVTAVLGLLLVIEWPSDSLWALGTIFGVSLFLSALNLLKPTDAPPAAS, from the coding sequence ATGAATACTCGTCGTATCGCCGCGGTCTTTTTAATTGTGGCGTCTATTGCAGCGATTTTGCTGCCCTTTGCATCAGCAACCCTTCTCACCATTGGCTTAGGCGGGATTGTGTTCGTTGCAGGGCTCAATCAACTGCTTCGGATTGGAGATATTCCAAACAATCAAGGCAAACTCTTTAAGGGCTTGTCAGGGCTGCTTTATATCGGTGGTGCGGTCTTCATTCTGATCGACCCGATCGACAGCGAAATCAGCCTCACGCTGTTTGCCGGTGTGCTCTTGCTCGTTGAAGGGTTAATGGAATTAGCAACAGGAGCTAGTTCCAATGCATCAGCGCGTGGTCTTGTCGTGGTGGACGGAATCGTGACTGCCGTCCTCGGATTGCTGTTAGTGATCGAATGGCCCTCTGACAGCCTTTGGGCTTTAGGGACCATCTTTGGCGTGTCTCTTTTCCTCTCCGCCTTGAACTTGCTCAAGCCCACGGATGCTCCCCCTGCCGCCAGCTAA
- a CDS encoding amino acid ABC transporter ATP-binding protein: protein MSIAIHAQSISKSYSDDHRALDEVNLSVNLGEVLVVMGPSGSGKSTLIRTFNGLESIDEGQLEIVGIQLDSNQDERQIKRIRRRVGMVFQQFNLFPHLSILDNITLAPIRVKKMQKKEAELRAMSLLSQMGIADQAMKRPAQLSGGQQQRVAIARALAMDPEVMLFDEPTSALDPERVKEVLDAMRTLASAGMTMVVVTHELGFAREVADRVLFMDAGKVVELSDSKTFFSHAKEDRSRRFLNQMTN, encoded by the coding sequence ATGTCCATCGCCATTCACGCGCAATCCATAAGTAAGTCTTACTCCGACGATCATCGCGCTCTTGATGAGGTGAATCTCAGCGTCAACCTTGGTGAAGTTCTTGTGGTCATGGGGCCCTCTGGTTCAGGAAAAAGCACCTTGATCCGCACCTTTAATGGCTTGGAAAGCATTGATGAAGGTCAGTTGGAAATTGTCGGGATTCAGCTGGATTCCAACCAAGACGAACGACAGATCAAACGAATCCGGCGCAGGGTTGGAATGGTCTTTCAACAGTTCAATTTGTTTCCCCACCTCTCCATCCTCGACAACATCACGCTGGCACCAATCCGCGTCAAAAAAATGCAGAAAAAAGAGGCGGAGCTCAGGGCGATGTCGCTATTAAGCCAAATGGGGATTGCTGATCAGGCCATGAAACGCCCTGCCCAGCTCAGCGGAGGGCAGCAACAACGCGTAGCGATCGCCAGAGCCTTAGCGATGGATCCAGAGGTGATGTTGTTCGATGAGCCAACAAGTGCTCTCGATCCAGAACGCGTCAAGGAAGTGCTTGATGCCATGCGCACGCTGGCCTCAGCGGGAATGACCATGGTGGTCGTCACACACGAGCTGGGATTTGCCCGTGAAGTCGCTGACAGGGTGCTGTTTATGGATGCAGGAAAAGTAGTTGAACTTTCAGACTCAAAGACGTTTTTCAGCCATGCCAAAGAAGACCGCAGCAGGCGCTTCCTCAATCAAATGACTAATTGA
- a CDS encoding phosphotransferase enzyme family protein: MRFVMADANTRLYPSLDAIAGLFHPPEQISSIDTLGSGNVNDTFLVSLTADADCRAFVMQRLNTSVFEKPELVMRNLLALGSHVQQRLATDPPELAGRRWEIPTVLPTRHSEGHWVEHNGEFWRSISYIGAATTSDVIRDAGHARELGYGLGMFHHLISDLPTCDLADTLEGFHITPSYLKHYDTVCRDQFERLEKRLSLDPRLKRALDFVERRRDCVDVLEVACARGELQRRPIHGDPKINNVMLDEQSGLAVGLIDLDTVKPGLVHYDIGDCLRSCCNPLGEETLQVELVTFDLNLCRAILEGYLTMGRSFLSDQDFRYLPDCIRLIPFELGLRFLTDYLDGDRYFRTDRPSHNLDRALVQFALTQSIEAQEDDLQHMILELSGAS, encoded by the coding sequence ATGCGATTCGTCATGGCCGATGCCAATACCAGGCTTTATCCATCGCTTGACGCGATCGCAGGTCTGTTTCATCCGCCCGAGCAAATCAGCTCGATTGACACGCTGGGATCTGGAAACGTGAATGACACGTTCTTGGTGTCTTTGACTGCGGATGCGGACTGTCGGGCCTTCGTGATGCAGCGTCTGAACACAAGTGTGTTCGAAAAGCCCGAGCTGGTCATGCGCAATTTGCTTGCCCTTGGTTCGCATGTACAACAACGGTTGGCGACGGATCCACCTGAATTGGCTGGACGGCGTTGGGAAATTCCAACGGTTCTGCCAACGCGCCACAGCGAAGGCCATTGGGTTGAGCACAACGGAGAGTTTTGGCGCTCGATCTCCTATATCGGAGCTGCTACCACAAGTGATGTGATCCGTGATGCTGGGCATGCGCGCGAGCTGGGGTATGGACTGGGGATGTTCCATCACCTCATCAGTGATTTACCGACTTGCGACTTAGCAGACACCCTTGAAGGCTTTCACATCACTCCGAGCTATCTCAAGCATTACGACACTGTTTGCCGCGATCAATTCGAGAGGCTTGAGAAACGGTTATCACTCGATCCGCGGCTGAAACGTGCGCTTGATTTCGTGGAACGTCGCCGCGACTGTGTGGATGTGTTGGAAGTTGCCTGTGCTCGTGGCGAACTGCAACGCCGACCGATTCATGGAGACCCCAAAATCAACAACGTGATGCTTGATGAACAAAGTGGTCTTGCTGTGGGATTGATCGATCTCGATACGGTTAAGCCCGGTTTGGTTCACTACGACATCGGAGATTGCCTGCGTTCTTGTTGCAATCCTCTTGGCGAAGAGACCTTGCAGGTTGAGTTGGTGACGTTCGATCTCAACCTTTGTCGGGCGATTCTTGAGGGCTATCTGACGATGGGTCGATCCTTTCTTTCCGACCAGGATTTTCGCTATCTACCAGACTGCATTCGTCTGATTCCGTTTGAGCTTGGGTTGCGCTTTTTAACCGACTACCTGGATGGCGATCGTTACTTCCGAACAGATCGGCCTTCTCATAATTTGGATCGAGCCTTGGTGCAATTTGCGCTCACTCAATCAATCGAAGCCCAAGAGGATGACCTCCAGCACATGATTCTCGAACTTTCAGGAGCGAGCTGA
- a CDS encoding homoserine O-succinyltransferase encodes MALILPRNYHKITAVERNRISWIEPEQAERQDIRPLRIGILNIMPLGKQYEFNLLHPLGLSVLQIEPIWIRLQSHAYRSWDQGHLNQHYVSWEEAQSQRPLDGLIITGAPVEHLAFEDVTYWPELVELINEARHSCASTLGLCWAGFALAYLAGVNKVTFDRKLFGVFPMRSLVPGHPLMGTQDDQFLCPQSRHAGLPDAAMESAQRQGRLRLLAHGEKVGYTIFETPDQRQLMHLGHPEYNVGRLQAEMERDLARGDVPPPENFDSDHPRTLWRSHRNLLFQQWLWFCYHRVSLQS; translated from the coding sequence ATGGCACTGATACTTCCTAGGAATTATCACAAGATCACCGCTGTTGAACGGAACCGGATCTCTTGGATTGAACCCGAGCAAGCCGAGCGTCAAGACATTCGACCTCTGCGCATTGGCATTCTCAACATCATGCCCTTAGGGAAGCAGTACGAATTCAACCTGCTGCATCCTCTGGGTCTCTCGGTTCTTCAAATTGAACCGATCTGGATTCGCCTCCAATCGCATGCGTACCGAAGCTGGGATCAAGGCCATCTCAACCAGCACTATGTGAGCTGGGAAGAAGCTCAGTCACAGCGTCCATTGGATGGATTAATCATCACCGGTGCTCCAGTGGAGCACTTGGCATTTGAGGACGTCACCTATTGGCCCGAATTGGTTGAGCTGATCAACGAGGCGCGTCACTCTTGTGCCAGCACACTCGGCCTCTGTTGGGCTGGGTTTGCTCTGGCTTATCTCGCAGGAGTGAATAAGGTCACGTTCGATCGGAAATTGTTTGGGGTGTTTCCGATGCGAAGTCTTGTTCCTGGTCATCCCCTGATGGGAACCCAGGATGATCAATTTCTCTGTCCTCAAAGCCGTCATGCGGGATTACCGGACGCGGCGATGGAATCGGCGCAACGCCAGGGTCGATTGAGGCTTCTCGCCCATGGAGAGAAGGTGGGGTACACCATTTTTGAGACGCCAGATCAGCGTCAGCTCATGCATCTTGGCCATCCCGAATACAACGTTGGCAGGCTGCAGGCGGAAATGGAGCGCGATCTCGCTCGTGGCGATGTTCCGCCGCCGGAAAATTTTGACTCTGACCACCCGAGAACGCTGTGGCGTTCCCATCGTAATTTGCTATTTCAGCAGTGGTTATGGTTCTGCTATCACCGCGTCAGCCTTCAGTCCTGA
- a CDS encoding DOMON-like domain-containing protein, translating into MSRHPVMVRQVCPLLPQDPQESPDLLLSAEFVWREGGILELSYNLRPAQRDGDLLAVSLPSIQPSSVPMQGDRRDELWKHSCFEAFIGVPGSQQYWEFNVSPLGHWNLYSFERYRQGGFGLVEALPPSVTVRQTRWDCRCDVVLDLRPWWPIEGMPELGLTMVVEEINGRLSYWALSHPGDAADFHDRRSFLIC; encoded by the coding sequence ATGTCGCGCCATCCCGTGATGGTCCGGCAGGTTTGCCCGCTCCTTCCTCAAGACCCCCAAGAATCCCCTGATCTCCTGCTCAGTGCTGAGTTTGTCTGGCGTGAGGGGGGCATTCTTGAACTCAGCTACAACCTTCGGCCGGCTCAGCGTGATGGAGATTTGCTTGCTGTTTCGCTGCCTTCGATTCAGCCATCGTCCGTTCCAATGCAGGGTGATCGCCGCGATGAACTTTGGAAGCACAGTTGCTTTGAGGCGTTCATCGGTGTGCCTGGCTCTCAGCAGTACTGGGAATTCAACGTATCGCCCTTAGGTCACTGGAACCTTTACAGCTTTGAGCGCTACCGACAGGGTGGCTTTGGGTTGGTTGAGGCCTTGCCACCCTCCGTAACTGTGCGACAAACGCGATGGGACTGCCGTTGTGATGTGGTCTTGGATTTACGTCCCTGGTGGCCGATTGAGGGCATGCCAGAACTCGGTTTGACGATGGTTGTGGAGGAAATCAATGGTCGTCTCAGCTACTGGGCTCTCTCCCATCCAGGAGACGCTGCAGACTTTCATGACCGTCGCAGCTTTCTGATCTGTTGA
- a CDS encoding AEC family transporter — MLRLLVELIPGLLGGYLLGRFKPGWVKPLATPLVRYGVPISLMGLLLKGGLNSSLLSTAAIAAVVIMAMLMMLRRWRRAGDQLLSPTLQLGCCVGNTAYFGIPVALALLPPEALSISIGYDFGATLLAWGLGPIWLAGSQQAAHPQRWRVLINHLSSSPASRGLLGALLVMATPWQATITAALWMPSRVVIVLALIVVGMRLAGLSDSRSTPSQTEATQSAQLKTLNAALGCKLLLFPAFVLGLSLILPISAFARQALVLQAAAPTAISVLLMAETEQADSTAAAQLIWRSTLMALITVPIWAVLLKTLEERLGT, encoded by the coding sequence ATTCTTCGCCTCCTGGTTGAACTCATTCCAGGCCTACTTGGTGGATATTTACTTGGACGCTTCAAACCAGGGTGGGTCAAGCCATTAGCAACCCCACTAGTGCGCTATGGCGTTCCCATCAGCCTGATGGGCTTGCTGTTGAAGGGTGGATTGAACAGCTCCCTGCTCAGCACAGCCGCCATAGCGGCGGTTGTCATCATGGCCATGCTGATGATGCTCAGACGTTGGCGTCGAGCTGGTGATCAGCTGCTCTCGCCCACACTTCAACTGGGCTGTTGCGTTGGCAATACAGCCTATTTCGGGATTCCGGTCGCGCTGGCCTTACTCCCCCCGGAAGCCCTATCGATCAGCATCGGCTACGACTTCGGCGCAACGCTCCTGGCCTGGGGGCTCGGACCGATCTGGCTTGCAGGATCACAGCAGGCGGCTCATCCGCAGCGTTGGCGTGTGTTGATCAACCACCTCAGTTCCAGTCCTGCCTCACGAGGACTCCTGGGCGCCTTGCTTGTGATGGCAACACCATGGCAAGCAACCATCACAGCCGCACTGTGGATGCCGTCAAGGGTTGTGATCGTGCTGGCCTTAATCGTTGTGGGCATGCGACTTGCAGGCCTTTCAGATTCGAGATCAACTCCATCGCAGACAGAAGCAACACAAAGCGCTCAGCTCAAAACCTTGAATGCTGCTCTGGGCTGCAAACTTTTGCTGTTTCCTGCATTCGTCTTGGGACTCAGCCTGATCCTTCCCATCAGCGCTTTCGCGCGTCAGGCCTTGGTCCTACAAGCTGCCGCCCCCACTGCTATTTCCGTGCTCTTAATGGCAGAAACAGAGCAGGCAGACAGCACTGCAGCAGCACAGCTGATTTGGCGCAGCACCCTCATGGCGCTAATCACGGTGCCAATTTGGGCTGTGCTGCTGAAGACATTGGAAGAAAGACTCGGAACGTGA
- a CDS encoding transglycosylase SLT domain-containing protein has product MTSVRRLLICLPLLVVPLALGCRRSPALQSTPKQEQDASKQEVLEQVEPADLALPSLPTRSDLPRSPSGAHYPLFLANPDQLAQLLSEIELAIRNPDVSSEAIPSLAHQQQVIYRVLSHRSALADQVRSKLDDRWRWVFDQHIAARRSFLAMHRGPASSRLPAWRIQTPAPPDQLLKAYRSASAATGIDWEVLAAVNLVETGMGRIDGISVANAQGPMQFLPTTWTEPGIGRGGDIRDPWDAIHAAARYLVRRGGLQDIRKGLWGYNNSDDYGKAVVHYADLLKRDPLAYRGLYHWQIHYASSAGDLWLHEGYNQPQPTDVLQYLRQNPHSRPAG; this is encoded by the coding sequence ATGACTTCAGTCCGCCGCCTACTGATTTGTCTTCCGCTGCTTGTGGTCCCCCTGGCCTTGGGCTGCAGGCGCTCACCTGCACTCCAGTCCACCCCGAAACAAGAGCAGGACGCCTCTAAACAGGAGGTTCTTGAACAGGTTGAACCAGCGGATCTTGCGCTTCCGTCGCTCCCTACAAGGTCAGATCTTCCCCGCTCTCCATCGGGAGCGCACTATCCGCTGTTTTTGGCCAACCCCGATCAGCTGGCTCAATTGTTGTCAGAGATTGAGCTTGCCATTCGCAACCCCGACGTCTCTTCAGAGGCCATTCCCTCCCTTGCTCATCAGCAGCAGGTGATCTATCGGGTGTTGTCGCATCGCTCTGCTCTCGCCGACCAGGTTCGATCGAAGCTTGATGACCGTTGGCGCTGGGTGTTTGATCAGCACATCGCAGCTCGTCGCTCGTTTCTTGCCATGCATCGTGGTCCGGCTTCATCCAGGCTTCCTGCTTGGCGTATCCAGACCCCGGCTCCTCCCGATCAATTGCTCAAGGCTTATCGAAGTGCTTCAGCAGCTACAGGGATTGATTGGGAGGTGTTGGCTGCTGTGAATTTGGTCGAAACGGGAATGGGTCGCATTGATGGCATTTCCGTCGCCAATGCGCAAGGGCCGATGCAATTCCTACCCACGACCTGGACGGAGCCTGGGATTGGCCGTGGTGGTGACATTCGCGATCCTTGGGATGCCATCCATGCGGCTGCGCGTTATTTGGTTCGTCGTGGAGGCCTTCAGGACATCCGAAAAGGACTCTGGGGGTACAACAACAGCGATGACTACGGCAAGGCTGTGGTTCATTACGCCGACCTGTTGAAACGGGATCCTCTCGCCTATCGCGGCTTGTATCACTGGCAAATTCACTACGCCTCTTCGGCCGGTGATCTCTGGCTTCATGAGGGCTACAACCAGCCACAGCCCACCGATGTCTTGCAGTATTTGCGTCAGAACCCGCACAGCCGTCCTGCAGGTTGA
- a CDS encoding O-acetylhomoserine aminocarboxypropyltransferase/cysteine synthase family protein: MTSQRFETLQLHAGQVPDPTTNSRAVPIYQTSSYVFNNAEHGANLFGLKEFGNIYTRLMNPTTDVFEKRVAALEGGVAAVATASGQSAQFLAITNCMQAGDNFVSTSFLYGGTYNQFKVQFPRLGIQVKFADGDDVASFAAQIDDKTKAIYVEAMGNPRFNIPDFAGLSALAKERGIPLIVDNTLGAAGALIRPIEHGADVVVESATKWIGGHGTSLGGVIVDAGTFNWGNGKFPLMSEPSAAYHGLVHWDAFGFGSDICKMLGLPDERNIAFALRARVECLRDWGPAISPFNSFLLLQGLETLSLRVERHAQNAMALATWLQEQSTVADVSYPGLPSDPYHASAKRYLTDRGMGCMLMFSLKGGYDDAVRFIDSLKLASHLANVGDSKTLVIHPASTTHQQLSADEQASAGVTPTMVRVSVGLEHIDDIKADFEKALAT; the protein is encoded by the coding sequence TTGACATCACAACGTTTCGAGACCCTTCAATTGCACGCTGGTCAGGTCCCTGACCCCACGACAAACTCGCGGGCGGTCCCGATCTACCAGACCAGCTCTTATGTGTTCAATAACGCTGAACACGGCGCAAATCTGTTTGGGTTGAAGGAATTCGGGAACATCTACACCCGTTTGATGAACCCCACCACGGATGTCTTTGAAAAGCGTGTTGCAGCACTGGAGGGTGGGGTCGCCGCCGTCGCCACCGCCTCAGGCCAGTCGGCTCAGTTTTTGGCGATTACCAACTGCATGCAGGCTGGAGACAATTTTGTTTCCACGTCCTTTTTGTACGGCGGCACTTACAACCAGTTCAAGGTGCAATTCCCGCGCTTAGGGATCCAGGTCAAGTTTGCCGATGGTGACGATGTCGCGAGTTTCGCGGCGCAGATTGATGACAAGACCAAGGCCATCTATGTCGAAGCGATGGGCAATCCCCGCTTCAACATTCCCGACTTCGCCGGCCTCTCTGCACTTGCTAAAGAACGTGGCATCCCTCTGATTGTCGACAACACACTCGGCGCGGCAGGAGCCTTGATTCGACCCATTGAGCATGGCGCCGATGTGGTGGTTGAGAGCGCTACGAAATGGATTGGTGGTCACGGCACCAGCCTTGGTGGTGTGATTGTTGATGCAGGAACGTTTAACTGGGGCAATGGCAAGTTTCCGTTGATGAGTGAGCCGAGCGCTGCTTATCACGGCCTTGTGCACTGGGACGCCTTCGGTTTCGGCAGTGACATCTGCAAGATGCTGGGGTTACCTGATGAACGCAATATCGCGTTTGCACTAAGGGCAAGAGTGGAATGTCTCCGCGATTGGGGACCGGCCATCAGCCCCTTCAACAGCTTTTTGTTGCTGCAAGGCTTAGAAACATTGAGCTTGCGCGTGGAGAGGCATGCGCAAAATGCGATGGCGTTGGCAACCTGGTTGCAGGAGCAGTCCACTGTTGCTGATGTGAGCTACCCCGGATTACCTAGCGACCCTTATCACGCAAGTGCTAAGCGCTATCTCACCGATCGTGGGATGGGCTGCATGCTGATGTTCTCCCTAAAGGGGGGGTATGACGATGCGGTGCGTTTCATCGACAGCCTCAAGCTGGCGAGCCATCTCGCCAATGTTGGCGACTCCAAGACGCTTGTGATTCATCCAGCCTCCACGACCCATCAGCAGCTCAGCGCTGATGAGCAAGCCTCGGCTGGCGTGACTCCCACCATGGTTCGGGTGTCTGTCGGTTTGGAACACATCGACGACATCAAAGCTGATTTTGAGAAGGCGCTGGCGACCTGA
- a CDS encoding amino acid ABC transporter permease gives MASQFKPRQQHYRRWQHKPIEAAFSVFILGLILWAVWSTGSWLITGADWRVVTHNLPLYAFGSYPADQRWRPLVWMAALLVLTITTLASDHLPQPLKRLQPLLPWAWILMVPAGVVLLAGSANLQAVPTRAWGGLTLTLLLTTASGFLALPMGIGLAIGRTSNLGLVAMLCRVYIDLMRAVPLIAVLFFGQLLLPLFLPVEMEINRVFRAVMAFALFAAAYVAEDVRGGLQSIPPTQAEAAAALGLNASLTMRLIILPQAMRIAVPALTNQAIGLLQNTSLMAILGLIELLGISRSLLANPEYIGRHLEVYVWLAGVYWLLCSGMALLAKRIERQGYLSTSS, from the coding sequence ATGGCGAGCCAATTCAAACCTCGGCAACAGCACTACCGGCGTTGGCAGCACAAACCAATTGAGGCTGCCTTCAGTGTTTTCATCCTCGGCTTGATTCTTTGGGCTGTCTGGTCAACAGGATCCTGGCTGATCACCGGAGCTGATTGGCGAGTCGTCACCCACAACCTCCCGCTTTATGCCTTTGGCAGCTATCCCGCTGATCAACGCTGGAGGCCTTTGGTTTGGATGGCCGCTCTCCTGGTGCTAACGATCACCACCTTGGCCAGTGATCACTTGCCACAACCACTGAAACGCCTCCAACCTTTGCTTCCCTGGGCATGGATCTTGATGGTGCCCGCAGGAGTGGTTCTGCTTGCTGGATCCGCCAACCTCCAAGCCGTGCCGACTCGCGCCTGGGGGGGCCTGACCCTCACCTTGCTGCTGACCACAGCGAGTGGATTCTTAGCCCTGCCCATGGGGATAGGCCTTGCGATCGGCAGAACATCCAATTTGGGTTTGGTCGCGATGCTTTGCCGCGTTTACATCGACCTCATGCGTGCAGTCCCCCTCATTGCGGTGCTGTTCTTCGGGCAATTGCTCCTACCGCTCTTCCTCCCGGTAGAGATGGAAATCAACAGAGTATTCAGAGCTGTGATGGCTTTTGCTCTATTTGCAGCGGCATACGTAGCAGAGGATGTGCGTGGTGGACTGCAATCCATCCCACCCACACAAGCGGAAGCGGCCGCGGCCCTCGGACTCAATGCGTCTCTCACAATGAGACTGATCATTCTTCCCCAGGCAATGAGAATTGCTGTTCCAGCACTAACCAACCAAGCGATCGGATTGCTGCAAAACACCAGCTTGATGGCCATTCTCGGCTTGATAGAACTGTTGGGAATTAGCAGAAGCTTGCTCGCAAATCCTGAATACATCGGCCGTCATCTTGAGGTTTATGTATGGCTCGCCGGTGTGTATTGGTTGCTCTGTTCAGGGATGGCCCTCTTAGCAAAGCGCATTGAACGTCAAGGTTACTTATCCACTAGCTCCTAA
- a CDS encoding ABC transporter permease subunit (The N-terminal region of this protein, as described by TIGR01726, is a three transmembrane segment that identifies a subfamily of ABC transporter permease subunits, which specificities that include histidine, arginine, glutamine, glutamate, L-cystine (sic), the opines (in Agrobacterium) octopine and nopaline, etc.), giving the protein MNRSKRWWWQVIIVVGLLTVMGILINNLAVNLIRTGLGLSFDWLWRPAGFALSEHPLPYQSSDSTAWALLMGWLNSLRVIVAGIVLATLLGVTTGAARRSLNPLLRQLAALYVGFIRQIPLLLQLLFWYFVAFLGLPSEPFSPLGALIHLSNQGISLLGVTLSVEFAAVLLGLSVFTGASIAEVVRGGLDSVPRGQWEAFRSLGMTEGLGLRRIVLPQALPAILPALSSQYLNLAKNSTLAIAVGYADLYSVSDTTITQTGRAMEGFLLLLLSFLLLNLLINGGMQLLNRAVLRSQHNH; this is encoded by the coding sequence ATGAATCGTTCAAAACGCTGGTGGTGGCAGGTCATCATTGTGGTTGGGCTCCTCACGGTGATGGGGATTCTGATCAATAATCTCGCCGTTAATCTGATTCGAACAGGCCTAGGCCTCAGTTTTGATTGGCTTTGGAGACCGGCAGGTTTCGCGCTCAGTGAGCACCCCCTTCCTTATCAATCTTCAGACAGCACAGCCTGGGCCCTGCTGATGGGATGGCTGAACAGCTTGCGCGTGATCGTTGCAGGGATTGTGCTGGCAACTCTGCTGGGCGTGACCACCGGTGCTGCTCGCCGGAGCCTGAATCCGTTATTGCGGCAGTTAGCAGCTTTGTACGTGGGATTCATTCGTCAGATCCCTCTTCTATTGCAGCTTCTGTTTTGGTATTTCGTTGCCTTCCTGGGACTTCCTTCAGAGCCATTTTCACCACTGGGAGCTTTGATCCACCTCTCCAATCAAGGCATCAGCTTGCTGGGAGTCACGCTCAGTGTGGAGTTTGCAGCTGTCCTCCTCGGGCTCAGCGTGTTTACAGGAGCCTCCATTGCAGAAGTGGTTCGCGGTGGCCTCGATTCAGTCCCCCGCGGCCAGTGGGAAGCCTTCCGAAGTCTTGGCATGACAGAAGGCCTCGGCCTACGCCGAATCGTCCTGCCCCAGGCTCTTCCTGCAATCTTGCCAGCACTCAGTAGTCAATATTTGAACCTGGCAAAAAACAGCACCCTGGCCATTGCCGTTGGCTACGCCGATCTCTACTCGGTGAGTGACACAACCATCACCCAAACGGGACGAGCGATGGAAGGATTTTTGCTGCTTTTGCTGAGTTTTCTACTCTTGAACTTGCTCATTAATGGTGGGATGCAGCTGTTGAACCGAGCTGTTTTAAGAAGCCAGCACAATCATTAA
- a CDS encoding alpha-ketoglutarate-dependent dioxygenase AlkB, giving the protein MSWNHRVGWLEPQASAYWFDRCQKQIVWEQPQVRVYGKVHRVPRLSAFLAEASVSYRYSGVIHRGQGWPDWFMPLLEQVNQSCSAQFNGCLFNFYRDGDDRMGWHADDEPEIDARCPIASLSFGATRALQFRHRQSQSREQLALADGDLLVMEPDCQRLWMHALPVRKRVRTPRLNLTFRVFLPMSSAAQPKLAP; this is encoded by the coding sequence ATGAGTTGGAACCATCGCGTTGGCTGGCTTGAACCGCAGGCTTCGGCTTACTGGTTTGATCGGTGTCAGAAACAGATTGTCTGGGAGCAGCCCCAAGTTCGGGTGTACGGAAAAGTCCACCGTGTGCCGAGATTGTCAGCTTTTCTCGCAGAGGCTTCGGTGTCTTATCGCTACAGCGGTGTGATTCATCGCGGCCAGGGCTGGCCCGATTGGTTTATGCCCTTGCTTGAGCAGGTGAATCAAAGTTGTTCTGCTCAATTCAATGGTTGCTTGTTCAATTTCTATCGGGATGGAGACGACCGCATGGGGTGGCATGCCGATGACGAACCGGAGATTGATGCCAGATGTCCAATCGCATCGCTTTCTTTTGGTGCCACTAGGGCGTTGCAGTTTCGTCATCGCCAGAGCCAGAGCCGAGAGCAATTAGCCCTTGCGGATGGAGATTTGCTGGTGATGGAACCTGATTGCCAACGGTTATGGATGCACGCCCTTCCGGTTCGCAAGAGGGTACGCACGCCAAGGTTGAACCTCACGTTCCGAGTCTTTCTTCCAATGTCTTCAGCAGCACAGCCCAAATTGGCACCGTGA